A portion of the Eulemur rufifrons isolate Redbay chromosome 30, OSU_ERuf_1, whole genome shotgun sequence genome contains these proteins:
- the LOC138378450 gene encoding protein FAM156A/FAM156B-like, translating into MDPLQKWNPVLISGSSQMTAAETPQAGPAAPRPSRSEQLVVGLGNPRPGPGTGHHPAPLPEGLLQQRSREEKSLPERRWEKLAFPQKKKAILGHLRRRHRDHMAPYPAEREPRIAPSGSREQNRFRCECRYCQSHRPTLSGLPGERSGAPPASSWEALVQGLSGLTLSLGSSQPGLLPGGALQQQEREEKRQLERQQESKRVFQRLLKQWLEEN; encoded by the coding sequence ATGGATCCACTCCAGAAATGGAATCCAGTGTTGATCTCGGGATCTTCCCAGATGACGGCGGCAGAGACTCCGCAGGCGGGCCCGGCAGCCCCTCGGCCTTCCCGCTCGGAGCAGCTGGTGGTGGGCCTGGGAAACCCGCGCCCCGGCCCTGGCACCGGCCACCACCCTGCGCCCCTGCCAGAGGGGCTGCTCCAGCAGCGGTCCCGAGAGGAGAAGAGCCTGCCAGAGAGGCGGTGGGAAAAGCTGGCCTTCCCGCAGAAGAAGAAAGCAATCCTGGGCCACCTGAGGCGCAGACACCGTGATCACATGGCCCCTTATCCGGCTGAGAGGGAACCGAGGATCGCTCCCTcggggagcagggagcagaaTCGATTCCGATGCGAGTGTCGATACTGCCAGAGCCACAGGCCCACTCTCTCCGGGCTCCCTGGGGAGAGGAGCGGGGCCCCTCCCGCGTCCTCCTGGGAGGCGCTGGTGCAGGGCCTCAGCGGCCTGACCCTCAGCCTGGGTAGCAGCCAGCCCGGCCTTCTGCCCGGGGGGGCGCTCcagcagcaggagagagaggagaagcgCCAACTGGAGAGGCAGCAGGAGAGCAAGAGAGTGTTCCAGAGGCTGCTCAAGCAGTGGTTAGAGGAAAACTGA